A genomic stretch from Hymenobacter psoromatis includes:
- a CDS encoding tRNA uridine(34) 5-carboxymethylaminomethyl synthesis enzyme MnmG, producing MFSDTEYDLIVVGAGHAGCEAAAAAANLGSKVLLVTMNMNTIAQMSCNPAMGGVAKGQIVREIDALGGQSGLITDRTMIQFRMLNRSKGPAMWSPRAQSDRMRFAEDWRMTLEQIPNVDFWQEAVTGLLVENGACVGITTALGIEFRSKTVVLTNGTFLNGLIHIGEKNFGGGRAAEKNSRGLTEQLVELGFEAGRMKTGTPPRVDGRSLDYSKMEVQDGDANPSRFSYLDTPPLTGQRPCYITYTNERVHNILREGFEKSPMFQGRIKGLGPRYCPSVEDKINRFADKDRHQIFVEPEGWSTVECYVNGFSSSLPEDVQYRALREIAGFEKAKMFRPGYAIEYDFFPPTQLTNTLETKPVRNLWLAGQINGTTGYEEAACQGLMAGINAHQRAHDKPAFTLRRDEAYIGVLIDDLINKGTDEPYRMFTSRAEHRIMLRQDNADLRLTPLGHALGLASDERLARVRQKEADTAAALAVLANFGIEPATINGFLTEKGSAEIHEKTRALNLLRRPNIELPELAAALPALAAKLAAFSADAQEQAIIQTKYETYLQKEQQQAQRMRELEDFRIQGRLNYGAMPALSHEAREKLLKIQPETLGQASRISGVSPADVSVLMVYLNR from the coding sequence ATGTTCTCCGATACTGAATACGACCTGATTGTGGTGGGCGCGGGCCACGCCGGCTGCGAAGCCGCCGCCGCCGCCGCCAACCTGGGCTCGAAAGTGCTGCTGGTGACGATGAACATGAATACCATCGCCCAGATGTCGTGCAACCCCGCGATGGGGGGGGTAGCGAAAGGCCAGATTGTGCGCGAAATCGACGCGCTCGGCGGCCAGTCGGGCCTCATCACCGACCGCACCATGATTCAGTTTCGGATGCTGAACCGCTCCAAAGGCCCCGCCATGTGGAGCCCACGCGCCCAAAGCGACCGCATGCGCTTCGCCGAAGACTGGCGCATGACGCTGGAGCAGATTCCGAACGTCGATTTCTGGCAGGAAGCCGTGACTGGTTTGCTCGTTGAAAACGGTGCCTGCGTGGGCATTACCACCGCGCTGGGCATCGAGTTTCGGAGCAAAACGGTGGTGCTGACGAATGGTACCTTTCTCAACGGCCTCATTCACATTGGCGAGAAGAACTTTGGGGGGGGTAGGGCCGCGGAGAAGAACAGCCGCGGCCTCACGGAGCAGCTCGTGGAGCTGGGCTTCGAGGCCGGGCGCATGAAAACCGGCACGCCGCCCCGCGTGGACGGCCGCTCGCTCGACTACTCCAAGATGGAAGTGCAGGACGGCGACGCCAACCCGAGCCGCTTCTCGTACCTCGACACGCCGCCGCTCACCGGGCAGCGCCCGTGCTACATCACCTACACCAACGAGCGGGTACACAACATCCTGCGCGAAGGCTTTGAGAAATCGCCCATGTTTCAGGGGCGCATTAAGGGGCTGGGGCCGCGCTACTGCCCGAGCGTGGAGGACAAAATCAACCGCTTCGCCGACAAGGACCGCCACCAGATTTTTGTGGAGCCCGAAGGCTGGAGCACCGTGGAATGCTACGTGAACGGCTTTTCGAGCAGCTTGCCCGAAGATGTGCAGTACCGCGCTCTGCGCGAAATCGCGGGCTTTGAGAAGGCCAAGATGTTCCGGCCCGGCTACGCCATTGAGTACGACTTCTTCCCGCCGACGCAGCTCACTAATACGCTCGAAACCAAGCCGGTGCGCAACCTCTGGCTGGCGGGCCAGATAAACGGCACCACTGGCTACGAGGAGGCTGCCTGCCAGGGCCTGATGGCCGGCATCAACGCCCACCAGCGCGCCCACGACAAGCCTGCCTTCACGCTACGGCGCGACGAGGCCTACATCGGCGTGCTCATCGACGACCTTATCAACAAAGGCACCGACGAGCCCTACCGCATGTTCACGAGCCGCGCCGAGCACCGCATTATGCTGCGCCAGGACAACGCCGACCTGCGCCTCACGCCGCTGGGCCACGCCTTGGGCCTGGCCAGCGACGAGCGCCTGGCGCGGGTGCGCCAGAAGGAAGCCGACACCGCCGCCGCGCTGGCCGTGCTGGCCAATTTCGGCATCGAGCCAGCCACGATTAATGGCTTTTTAACTGAAAAAGGCTCGGCCGAGATTCACGAGAAAACCCGCGCCCTCAACCTGCTGCGCCGGCCCAATATCGAGCTGCCCGAGCTGGCCGCCGCGCTGCCCGCGCTGGCCGCGAAGCTGGCCGCGTTCAGCGCCGATGCCCAGGAGCAAGCTATTATTCAGACCAAGTACGAGACGTATTTGCAGAAGGAGCAGCAGCAGGCCCAGCGCATGCGTGAGCTGGAAGACTTCCGCATTCAGGGCCGCCTCAACTACGGGGCCATGCCCGCGCTCAGCCACGAGGCCCGCGAAAAGCTGCTCAAGATTCAGCCCGAAACCCTGGGCCAGGCCAGCCGCATCAGCGGCGTGAGCCCGGCCGACGTATCGGTGCTGATGGTGTACCTCAATAGATAA
- a CDS encoding arginine-tRNA-protein transferase has protein sequence MPGDFLDYYLGQGYYRMGQNLFTCEFLPLDTGLYTTHWLRLAVAHVAYGPKQRRLFRLNERFGVAARPFQLTPEYEALYARYYGSIDFDTNPSLADLLLDGGTHNVFDTSVLEVRDGERLIAAGVFDSGTDTIAGIVNFYDPSYHKHSLGKYLMLLKLEHARRHQLAYYYPGYLVHNYPKFDYKLFACPAATEVFNARTHQWRPFSWDEVNRQAADLLAERQARDLAEEAE, from the coding sequence CTGCCCGGCGATTTTCTGGATTATTACCTCGGGCAGGGCTATTACCGCATGGGGCAGAACCTGTTCACCTGCGAGTTCCTACCCCTCGATACGGGCCTATATACCACGCATTGGCTGCGCCTGGCGGTGGCCCACGTGGCCTACGGCCCCAAGCAGCGCCGCCTGTTTCGGCTCAACGAGCGGTTTGGGGTGGCCGCCCGGCCTTTCCAGCTCACGCCCGAATACGAGGCGCTGTACGCGCGCTACTACGGGTCGATTGACTTCGACACCAACCCCTCGCTAGCCGACCTGCTGTTGGATGGCGGCACGCACAACGTGTTCGATACCAGCGTGCTGGAAGTGCGCGACGGCGAGCGGCTCATTGCGGCCGGCGTTTTCGACAGCGGCACCGACACCATTGCGGGCATCGTCAATTTTTACGACCCCAGCTACCACAAGCACAGCCTGGGCAAGTACCTGATGCTGCTCAAATTGGAGCACGCCCGCCGCCACCAGCTGGCGTATTACTACCCCGGCTACCTGGTGCATAACTATCCCAAGTTCGACTACAAGCTTTTTGCCTGCCCGGCCGCGACGGAGGTTTTCAATGCCCGCACTCACCAGTGGCGGCCTTTTAGCTGGGATGAGGTCAACCGGCAGGCCGCCGACCTGCTGGCCGAGCGGCAGGCGCGGGATTTAGCGGAAGAGGCGGAGTAG